In a genomic window of Alkalihalobacillus sp. TS-13:
- a CDS encoding MDR family MFS transporter → MEHLDQKSKLTIMIAIMAAMLFAALNQTIVGTALPRIIADLGGMQYFSWVFTVFMLASSITAILVGKLSDIYGRKPFILIGIGVFMLGTFLCGLSDTIIQLIVYRGIQGLGAGMIMSTSFTAVGDLFSPRERGRWQGIMGGVFGLASVFGPTLGGYIVDNFDWHWIFWVFLPVGILAFVLIWKLFPTTERNPSEKVDYLGSIFLTLTILPMLLAFSWAGEAYAWSSPQIIGLFISTVVSLIFFIQIERKAKSPVLPLSLFKNSIFSLSNIIGFILGMGMFGAIMYTPFFIQGVMGTSATKSGFIMMPMTLAMVTASAIGGQIITKTGKYKKLAIIGLLIMSAGMFSLAQMDESTSNLIAVTNMIIVGLGLGLSFPVFTLTIQNAVSHKFLGVATSSAQLFRQIGGTIGVSIMGTVMSISMKNEMEKAAGGNTSQAFAQNPEAAAKFEKLQDPQALMDPEALEQVRSTVPENFLGIFDQVLGILRTALSHSLSLVFLTGCIVIASAAILTFFLKEIPLRTNNNESTDENEERVELKERSV, encoded by the coding sequence ATGGAACATTTAGATCAAAAATCCAAACTTACAATTATGATCGCCATCATGGCAGCAATGTTATTTGCTGCATTGAACCAGACGATTGTCGGTACGGCCTTGCCAAGAATCATCGCTGATCTTGGAGGAATGCAATATTTCAGCTGGGTTTTCACCGTCTTCATGCTTGCTTCAAGCATAACAGCCATACTAGTCGGTAAACTCTCAGACATCTATGGCAGAAAACCATTTATTTTGATTGGTATTGGCGTCTTCATGCTTGGGACTTTCTTATGCGGACTTTCAGATACCATCATCCAGCTTATTGTTTATCGGGGTATACAAGGATTAGGGGCTGGAATGATCATGTCAACGTCTTTCACAGCAGTTGGAGATCTGTTCTCCCCTCGTGAACGTGGTCGTTGGCAAGGGATCATGGGTGGTGTTTTTGGACTTGCAAGTGTTTTCGGACCGACACTTGGCGGTTATATCGTGGATAACTTCGATTGGCACTGGATCTTTTGGGTATTTCTACCGGTTGGAATTCTCGCGTTCGTGCTTATATGGAAGTTATTCCCTACAACCGAAAGAAACCCATCTGAGAAGGTGGATTATCTCGGGTCCATTTTCCTGACGTTGACAATCCTCCCGATGCTATTGGCATTTTCATGGGCTGGAGAGGCGTATGCTTGGAGTTCACCACAAATCATTGGTTTATTCATTTCCACTGTGGTTTCCTTGATTTTCTTCATACAAATCGAACGAAAGGCAAAGAGTCCTGTTTTGCCGTTGAGTTTGTTTAAAAATAGCATCTTTTCATTATCGAATATTATTGGATTCATTTTAGGAATGGGTATGTTCGGAGCCATCATGTATACGCCTTTCTTTATTCAAGGTGTTATGGGTACCTCAGCTACGAAATCGGGATTCATCATGATGCCGATGACCTTGGCGATGGTAACGGCATCTGCCATAGGCGGACAAATCATAACCAAAACAGGTAAATATAAAAAGCTCGCGATTATCGGGCTGCTCATCATGAGTGCTGGTATGTTTTCATTAGCTCAAATGGATGAAAGTACTTCTAACTTGATCGCTGTAACCAATATGATTATCGTCGGTCTAGGTCTGGGATTAAGTTTCCCGGTGTTTACATTGACGATCCAGAACGCTGTCAGCCATAAATTCCTTGGAGTTGCAACCTCCTCAGCACAGTTATTCAGACAAATCGGAGGAACGATCGGTGTCTCGATCATGGGTACAGTCATGTCGATTTCTATGAAAAATGAAATGGAGAAAGCTGCAGGCGGCAATACTAGTCAAGCGTTTGCTCAGAATCCAGAAGCTGCGGCAAAATTTGAAAAGCTTCAAGATCCCCAAGCTCTCATGGACCCTGAAGCATTAGAACAAGTACGGTCTACTGTGCCTGAGAATTTCTTAGGTATTTTCGACCAAGTCCTCGGGATTTTAAGAACAGCATTGAGTCACTCATTAAGTCTAGTCTTCTTGACTGGCTGCATCGTTATCGCTTCCGCTGCCATCTTGACCTTCTTCTTAAAGGAGATTCCATTACGGACCAACAATAATGAATCCACTGATGAAAATGAGGAAAGAGTCGAGCTTAAGGAAAGGTCAGTTTAG
- a CDS encoding alpha/beta-type small acid-soluble spore protein, whose protein sequence is MARRRRPLVPEAREELDQLKVEVMKKKGYQIEDPDQTKFEVAKGLGIPLKEKGNQNLSSHDAGRIGGQIGGSMVHELIQRAKNQLNRQ, encoded by the coding sequence ATGGCGAGAAGGCGCAGACCCCTGGTTCCTGAAGCTAGGGAAGAACTCGACCAGCTTAAAGTCGAAGTCATGAAAAAGAAAGGGTATCAGATCGAGGACCCTGACCAGACCAAGTTTGAGGTCGCGAAAGGTCTTGGTATACCTTTAAAAGAAAAAGGCAATCAGAACCTGAGTTCTCATGATGCCGGGCGTATTGGCGGTCAAATCGGGGGAAGCATGGTTCATGAATTGATACAACGCGCAAAAAACCAATTGAATAGACAGTGA
- a CDS encoding PAS domain-containing sensor histidine kinase → MKPFEHSILDSYPEPYILLVLPDDQHGHINYLNEAAREALHLDKSCIGNSLEDVFLNAKKLIEACNEAIENGHPVILEHFSISQQDLMFEAVKFAPLSPKSGVNYCGVILDTPYKATKMMTDDRMLQSIFLSTPNAILIQNVDGEIYNINPAFTEMFGWKDYELIGNSVSLFPSGYENEYEEIVRQLRKNDTYLIPNTKRVHKNGTIKDVSICYMNIYNHRRERIAVARLYIDISKQILFHEKYLDQRNSYQLITENMKDLVAIVDLSGKFVYTSPSHLDITGFSSESYLNMNVFRHIHPHDRRHVFKQIQQLIEAGRSAKAQIRYKHASKGYIWIELIASPLYENQAPYEKFVIVGRDITERKHSEEALRESEMKYRLILEKTSDFVVTFNQHGEVHFVSPSLQNWLKKSDLSNMYRFMDDYVLKDERDLLYDIIHQVFKTKNADQIAFTIEKDGTTYTFDAILTPLISNEYTKYSEDMILLIARDITKRLEDEHISMQLEKMSTVGQLAAGIAHELRNPLTSVKGFIRMIKDEIDDSLLKSYLEIIGGELDSIERIADEFMDLAKPHVISLEETELHEIVDSCVRLFEGTAFLQGINMDVEYLNEQQILLNCQKNALKRVFINIMKNAMEAMEKGGELNIKIHARDPYVELLFIDSGKGIEKERLKYIGEPFYSTKEKGIGLGLMMSRKIVREHGGRLSIESEYNEGTTIRIILPLLSAKSTVKNITN, encoded by the coding sequence TTGAAACCATTTGAACATTCAATATTGGATAGTTATCCGGAGCCCTATATACTTCTAGTCCTTCCTGATGACCAGCATGGGCACATCAATTACCTCAACGAGGCAGCAAGAGAAGCCCTCCACTTGGATAAAAGCTGTATCGGAAATTCTCTTGAAGATGTGTTCCTCAATGCAAAAAAATTAATAGAAGCATGCAACGAAGCAATAGAAAACGGTCATCCGGTTATACTCGAACACTTTTCGATATCGCAACAAGATCTGATGTTCGAAGCGGTGAAATTTGCACCATTAAGCCCAAAAAGCGGTGTGAACTATTGCGGTGTGATTTTAGATACTCCCTATAAAGCGACGAAAATGATGACCGATGATCGTATGCTGCAATCTATTTTTCTCTCTACGCCAAATGCGATCTTGATCCAGAATGTAGATGGTGAAATATACAACATCAACCCTGCTTTCACGGAGATGTTCGGATGGAAGGATTATGAGTTGATTGGAAATTCAGTTTCCCTTTTTCCCTCAGGATATGAAAATGAGTATGAAGAAATCGTTCGGCAGCTACGGAAGAATGATACCTACTTAATACCAAATACCAAGCGTGTACACAAAAACGGAACCATAAAAGATGTGTCGATCTGTTATATGAACATTTACAATCACCGGAGGGAAAGGATTGCAGTTGCACGGTTATATATCGATATTTCTAAACAGATCCTATTCCATGAGAAATATCTTGACCAACGGAATTCCTATCAGCTGATCACTGAAAATATGAAGGATCTTGTAGCAATCGTTGATTTATCAGGTAAGTTTGTCTATACATCACCTTCACATTTAGATATCACCGGTTTTTCTTCTGAATCTTATTTGAACATGAATGTTTTCAGACATATCCACCCTCATGACAGAAGACATGTCTTTAAGCAGATCCAACAATTGATTGAAGCTGGTCGTTCTGCAAAAGCTCAAATTCGGTATAAACATGCGAGCAAAGGCTACATATGGATTGAATTGATTGCTTCTCCTTTGTATGAAAACCAGGCACCTTATGAAAAATTTGTGATTGTCGGACGTGATATTACAGAACGGAAACATTCAGAGGAAGCTTTACGTGAAAGTGAAATGAAGTACCGGTTGATTCTGGAAAAGACGTCAGATTTTGTGGTCACCTTCAACCAGCATGGAGAAGTCCATTTTGTTTCTCCTTCTTTACAAAACTGGCTGAAAAAATCGGATCTTTCAAACATGTATCGGTTTATGGATGACTATGTGCTGAAGGATGAACGAGACTTATTGTATGATATCATCCATCAAGTGTTCAAAACAAAAAATGCTGACCAGATCGCTTTTACAATCGAAAAGGATGGAACAACATATACCTTTGACGCGATTCTTACTCCGTTGATTTCGAATGAGTACACGAAGTATTCCGAAGATATGATTTTGCTAATCGCCAGAGATATCACGAAACGTCTCGAAGATGAGCATATTTCCATGCAACTGGAGAAGATGTCGACTGTTGGTCAGCTTGCTGCCGGTATTGCGCATGAGCTGCGGAATCCGCTGACAAGTGTGAAAGGATTCATCCGCATGATCAAGGACGAAATAGACGATTCTCTTCTGAAAAGTTATCTCGAAATCATAGGCGGTGAACTAGATAGCATCGAACGGATCGCTGATGAATTCATGGACCTCGCTAAACCGCATGTCATCAGCCTTGAAGAGACTGAATTACATGAAATCGTAGACAGCTGTGTACGATTATTCGAAGGAACCGCATTTTTACAAGGGATCAACATGGATGTTGAATATTTAAATGAACAGCAAATACTCCTGAACTGTCAAAAGAATGCCCTTAAACGGGTCTTTATCAATATCATGAAAAATGCAATGGAAGCGATGGAAAAAGGCGGAGAATTGAATATCAAAATTCACGCTCGGGATCCATATGTAGAGCTTCTCTTCATCGATTCGGGTAAAGGGATCGAAAAAGAACGTTTGAAATATATCGGGGAACCTTTTTATTCAACAAAAGAAAAAGGAATCGGGCTTGGTCTGATGATGAGCCGTAAGATTGTACGTGAGCATGGAGGGAGACTTTCCATCGAATCTGAATATAATGAAGGAACGACGATTCGGATTATCCTTCCCCTTCTTTCTGCAAAATCGACTGTAAAAAACATAACTAATTAA
- a CDS encoding phosphotransferase family protein: protein MYLEPYLKCITSFYPSLEIHTIHWNHFGENNDILFLNNQWVFRFPKHDKALKSLQTECEQLTYVRPYITLPTPEPVFVNTDTNILGQAFFGYPLIPGEPLYAETLEESSPQIQECIAQKLAQFLCELHAIPTKDAPGRTVTNETAYDYWVNLYEKVKQSLFSYIRLDKQQQISRHFETFLNNRLNFEFTPAIIHGDFGISNILFDDEAKCISGIVDFGSSHVGDPAIDIAGLLKQYGIQFVDMLSEFYPNLETLIPRARFYAGTFGLQEALYGYQYKNQESLENGLKEYV, encoded by the coding sequence ATGTATTTGGAACCATATCTGAAATGTATCACGTCATTTTACCCTTCGCTTGAAATCCATACGATTCATTGGAACCATTTTGGAGAAAACAACGATATTCTTTTTCTTAATAATCAGTGGGTGTTCCGGTTTCCTAAGCATGATAAAGCATTGAAATCTCTGCAGACTGAGTGTGAGCAGCTGACTTATGTACGGCCATACATCACCCTTCCAACTCCTGAACCGGTTTTCGTAAATACAGATACGAACATTTTGGGTCAGGCATTTTTCGGATACCCATTGATCCCTGGTGAGCCACTTTACGCAGAAACCTTAGAAGAATCATCTCCACAAATTCAAGAATGTATTGCACAAAAGTTAGCTCAATTTTTGTGTGAACTGCATGCGATTCCTACAAAAGATGCTCCTGGCAGGACTGTAACCAATGAAACAGCTTATGACTACTGGGTTAATTTATATGAGAAGGTCAAACAATCTTTGTTTTCATATATCAGGCTTGATAAACAACAGCAAATTTCGCGTCACTTTGAAACATTTTTGAACAATCGATTGAACTTCGAATTTACCCCGGCGATCATTCATGGGGACTTTGGCATTTCCAATATCCTATTTGACGATGAAGCAAAGTGCATAAGCGGTATTGTGGACTTTGGAAGCAGCCATGTAGGAGATCCTGCGATTGATATTGCAGGTTTGTTGAAACAGTATGGCATACAATTCGTCGATATGTTGTCTGAATTCTATCCAAACCTGGAAACGTTAATTCCTAGAGCAAGGTTTTATGCCGGAACATTTGGCCTGCAAGAAGCGTTGTATGGCTATCAGTACAAAAACCAAGAATCTCTTGAGAATGGTTTGAAAGAATATGTATAA
- a CDS encoding DUF6454 family protein, with protein MVSTVLASPDESKLSDGLSEEFSNLSRDTDWKKVEELDLDFNIHHPQGMAKIGDRFYISSVEIIEKPEKYEEPKDGYDRSAGKGVGHLFIVDEKGNLIEDLKLGEGDMYHPGGIAIDGKSIWVPVAEYRPDSKSLIYKINPESKKIEEAFEVDDHIGGVVSDEMNNKLYGVNWGSRDFYEWNENGKQKAIKENPSHFIDYQDCEGVDENNLLCSGIAELPNGDDVYELGGLALLDRKSKEIKHEIPITQRSPQNHTITRNPVFVEKTKDSLKLFAVPDDDQTSLLVYEAKLK; from the coding sequence ATGGTCTCGACTGTTTTGGCATCACCGGATGAGAGCAAATTATCAGATGGATTGTCTGAAGAATTCAGTAATCTGTCCAGAGATACTGATTGGAAGAAGGTTGAAGAATTGGATTTGGACTTTAACATCCATCATCCTCAGGGAATGGCGAAAATTGGTGACCGTTTCTACATTTCATCCGTCGAAATCATTGAAAAACCTGAAAAATACGAGGAACCGAAGGATGGATATGATCGTTCAGCAGGTAAAGGAGTCGGGCATCTATTTATTGTGGATGAAAAAGGTAACTTGATTGAAGATTTAAAGTTGGGTGAAGGCGATATGTATCATCCGGGTGGAATCGCTATTGATGGAAAATCGATTTGGGTGCCTGTCGCAGAATATAGACCTGACAGCAAATCTCTTATCTATAAAATAAATCCGGAATCGAAAAAAATCGAAGAAGCCTTTGAGGTGGATGATCATATTGGTGGAGTTGTGAGTGACGAAATGAACAATAAACTATATGGGGTCAACTGGGGTTCAAGAGATTTTTATGAGTGGAATGAAAATGGAAAACAAAAAGCTATCAAAGAGAATCCAAGCCATTTCATAGATTATCAGGACTGTGAAGGTGTGGATGAGAATAATTTGTTATGCAGCGGTATAGCTGAATTGCCAAATGGCGATGATGTTTATGAATTAGGGGGATTGGCTCTGTTGGATCGAAAATCTAAGGAAATCAAACATGAGATTCCGATTACACAACGTTCACCACAAAATCATACGATCACACGAAATCCAGTATTTGTGGAAAAAACAAAAGACAGCTTGAAACTATTCGCAGTGCCAGATGATGATCAGACTTCATTATTGGTATATGAAGCAAAGTTGAAATGA
- a CDS encoding BCCT family transporter has protein sequence MRGKAPHKNVVFWVSSIIVFLFVLWGAISPKSLGDNAGSVFDFTTYAFGWFYLIAVFFFTMFCLILAISRYGKIRLGGDESRPEYPFFTWIGMLFSAGFGVGLVFWGVAEPMSHFFEPPMGIDGQSEQAARVSMRYSFFHWGIHQWSVFTVVGLALGFFQYRRQEKGLISTTFNPLIGKTGKTPLRRTVDILAVIATITGVATSLGFGILQINGGLKTVFDLPNNAVMQLIITAILLVMYLTSAMTGIDRGIKWLSNLNLGLALFLMVAMLIMGPTVFILNSMTLGIGDYISKFFEMSFRLTPYTGGTWVRDWTVFYWAWVIAWSPFVGSFVARVSRGRTIREFVFGVLIVPPFLAIVWIAIFGGTALHLDLLQGTDIAGLVNKDVTTALFVTYEQLPFSFLFSLLSILLIFTFLITSADSATFVLGIMTTDGDLNPGRFVKFIWGVLMAAIAAVLIISSGLQGLQTASLIAALPFTVILILMCLSIIKVVRKEPNLRHKKRNIQ, from the coding sequence ATTAGAGGAAAGGCTCCTCACAAGAATGTAGTGTTCTGGGTATCATCCATTATCGTTTTCTTGTTTGTTTTATGGGGGGCCATTTCACCTAAAAGCCTAGGGGATAATGCAGGATCAGTGTTTGATTTCACTACATATGCATTTGGCTGGTTTTACTTGATTGCCGTCTTTTTCTTTACGATGTTCTGTTTGATATTAGCGATCAGCCGTTACGGTAAAATACGTTTAGGTGGAGATGAATCAAGACCAGAATATCCTTTCTTCACTTGGATCGGTATGCTTTTCAGTGCTGGATTCGGGGTTGGACTTGTGTTCTGGGGTGTGGCTGAGCCAATGAGTCACTTTTTCGAGCCACCTATGGGCATTGATGGCCAATCGGAACAAGCAGCAAGAGTTTCAATGCGCTATTCATTTTTCCACTGGGGAATCCATCAATGGTCAGTTTTCACTGTAGTCGGTCTAGCGTTAGGGTTCTTCCAATACCGTAGACAGGAAAAAGGATTGATCAGCACCACGTTCAATCCGCTCATCGGTAAGACTGGTAAAACACCTCTGAGAAGGACTGTGGATATCCTCGCAGTAATTGCAACAATCACTGGTGTAGCAACGTCACTTGGTTTTGGTATCCTACAAATCAATGGCGGTCTTAAAACCGTATTCGACCTGCCGAATAACGCAGTCATGCAACTGATCATTACTGCAATTTTACTCGTTATGTATCTAACATCTGCGATGACGGGAATAGACAGGGGAATCAAATGGCTCAGTAACCTGAATTTAGGACTGGCCTTATTCTTGATGGTAGCGATGCTGATCATGGGACCTACTGTATTCATATTGAACAGTATGACTTTAGGGATTGGTGACTATATATCCAAGTTTTTTGAAATGAGTTTCCGGTTGACTCCATACACCGGCGGAACATGGGTCAGGGATTGGACGGTCTTTTATTGGGCTTGGGTCATTGCCTGGTCTCCATTCGTCGGTTCATTCGTAGCACGTGTCTCTCGCGGCCGTACAATAAGAGAATTTGTTTTTGGCGTATTGATCGTCCCACCGTTTCTTGCAATTGTTTGGATCGCAATCTTTGGTGGAACAGCACTGCATCTAGATCTCTTGCAAGGTACGGATATTGCAGGTTTGGTAAATAAGGATGTAACGACAGCATTATTCGTCACGTATGAACAGCTGCCATTTTCATTTTTATTCTCGTTGCTTTCAATCCTGTTGATCTTTACGTTCTTGATCACCTCTGCAGACTCAGCAACCTTCGTTCTAGGCATCATGACAACGGATGGCGACTTGAATCCTGGAAGATTCGTTAAATTCATCTGGGGCGTTCTGATGGCGGCAATTGCAGCCGTCCTTATCATCAGCAGTGGACTACAAGGATTACAGACAGCATCCTTAATTGCAGCGCTGCCATTTACAGTCATACTGATCCTCATGTGTCTGTCCATCATCAAAGTGGTTAGGAAAGAACCGAATCTAAGACATAAAAAACGGAACATCCAGTAA
- the ytvI gene encoding sporulation integral membrane protein YtvI, with protein sequence MELKKYIPFLLLIGLIIFLIPYSIPLVLALLTAVLLEPFVKLLIRSFSIKRVWSVTIAFTLFLALMALGCYWAVTTLVVQIIDFTEQLPEYAQYIFENVEALIFQLQQYYQEIPPEYVSTIQDALNDLRQFSVDFLSNIANGLVGFLTAVPILLIKLLIYLVSLFLISLDLPKIHAGFLNMFSDEAKEKVQLVLNQLSFAFVGFLRAQLILSFLTFIIAWVGLLILDVKYALLLSLLIVLVDILPILGTGSFLVPWALYNLYVGDQRLAIGLLVLFLLITIFRRIIEPKILGSSLGISALSALASLYIGFALLGIVGLIIGPALVIIIKSLVKAGFLNVKIDF encoded by the coding sequence TTGGAATTGAAGAAATACATCCCGTTCCTATTACTCATCGGACTCATTATTTTCCTGATTCCTTATAGTATCCCGCTTGTATTGGCTCTTTTGACTGCTGTCCTGTTAGAGCCTTTTGTGAAGCTGTTGATACGCTCGTTTTCCATTAAGCGTGTGTGGAGTGTGACGATCGCGTTTACCCTCTTCCTTGCATTGATGGCACTTGGGTGTTATTGGGCTGTTACGACACTAGTTGTCCAGATTATTGATTTTACTGAACAACTACCGGAGTATGCGCAATATATCTTTGAAAACGTCGAAGCCCTTATTTTCCAATTACAACAGTATTATCAGGAGATCCCACCTGAATATGTTTCTACAATCCAGGATGCATTGAATGATCTTCGTCAATTTTCGGTCGACTTCCTATCCAATATCGCAAATGGTTTGGTTGGATTTCTTACAGCTGTTCCAATACTGCTCATCAAGCTTCTTATCTATTTGGTGAGTTTGTTCTTAATCAGCCTGGATCTCCCCAAAATTCATGCCGGGTTTCTCAACATGTTTTCAGATGAGGCGAAAGAAAAGGTGCAGCTGGTACTCAATCAGCTTTCATTCGCATTTGTCGGTTTTCTAAGAGCGCAGTTAATCTTGAGTTTTCTTACATTCATCATCGCGTGGGTCGGGCTTCTGATCCTCGATGTAAAATACGCCTTGCTCCTTTCATTGTTGATTGTCCTTGTAGATATCCTTCCGATATTAGGAACAGGTTCGTTTCTCGTACCCTGGGCCTTGTACAATCTGTATGTCGGTGACCAACGCTTAGCCATCGGGTTGCTCGTACTCTTCTTGTTGATTACGATCTTCAGAAGGATCATCGAACCAAAAATTCTTGGATCGAGTCTAGGAATCAGCGCATTATCAGCATTGGCCAGTCTTTACATCGGATTCGCCTTGCTGGGCATAGTCGGTTTGATCATCGGGCCAGCATTGGTCATTATCATTAAATCCCTTGTCAAAGCTGGTTTCCTGAACGTAAAAATTGATTTTTAA
- a CDS encoding carboxypeptidase M32 yields the protein MAQQVLDETVQQAIKQFTEMDEKICHFTNILGLLGWDARTYAPKKGKPIFAKAKGTLSTETFKLSVSKEMGECLGTLSQPDVFEQLDPDTRACVRERNKEYDKSKQIPSDVYNEYVILASNANDAWEEARAKDDFSHFQPYLEEMIEMKRRFAEYFGYEKHPYDALLDEFEPGLTVEKLDPLFSDLRKKSIELLNRIQQSSRKPRTDIFNQNYDVEKQKEFAQFIIGKLGYDLNAGRLDETTHPFAMGINTGDVRITTRYEPENPRMAVFGTIHETGHALYEQGVNSDYEGRVIRRGASFGIHESQSRFLENFVGRTKEFWTYFYDDIKAHFPHQLSAVSLDEFYRAVNCVEPSLIRVEADELTYNLHIMLRYEIEKGLIAGDIEVKDLPKIWNEKMMDYLGVIPPSNRLGVLQDVHWSHGGVGYFPSYSLGNLYGAQILNKVLQELPDFYELIQNGEFMKIREWLRENVHQYGKLYTPGELIKKVTGEDLDAKYLTDYLEEKFTKLYDL from the coding sequence ATGGCACAACAAGTATTAGACGAAACAGTACAACAGGCAATTAAGCAGTTCACGGAAATGGATGAGAAAATTTGTCACTTCACTAATATATTGGGACTGCTTGGATGGGATGCGCGGACTTATGCCCCTAAGAAAGGAAAACCGATCTTTGCAAAAGCAAAAGGGACACTTTCGACAGAGACCTTTAAGCTATCCGTTTCAAAGGAAATGGGTGAATGTTTAGGTACTCTTTCACAGCCGGACGTTTTTGAGCAACTAGACCCTGATACCAGGGCTTGTGTAAGGGAACGGAACAAGGAATATGACAAGTCCAAGCAAATCCCTTCTGATGTATACAACGAATATGTTATCCTGGCTTCCAATGCAAATGATGCATGGGAAGAGGCACGTGCTAAAGATGACTTTTCCCACTTTCAGCCCTATTTAGAAGAAATGATCGAAATGAAACGCCGCTTTGCAGAGTATTTCGGATATGAAAAACATCCTTACGATGCCTTGCTGGATGAATTCGAACCAGGTTTGACTGTGGAAAAGCTCGACCCGCTGTTTTCTGATTTGAGGAAGAAGAGCATCGAGTTATTGAACCGTATTCAACAGTCATCCAGAAAGCCTCGTACTGATATTTTCAATCAAAATTATGATGTAGAAAAGCAAAAGGAATTCGCACAATTCATCATCGGTAAGCTTGGGTACGATCTTAATGCTGGTCGTCTTGATGAAACGACTCACCCTTTTGCGATGGGGATCAATACGGGAGATGTTCGGATTACCACGCGCTACGAGCCTGAAAATCCTCGAATGGCCGTGTTCGGTACAATCCATGAAACAGGTCATGCCCTTTATGAGCAAGGTGTGAACTCTGATTATGAAGGTCGAGTGATCCGGAGAGGTGCATCATTTGGAATCCACGAGTCTCAATCTCGATTCTTGGAAAACTTCGTCGGACGTACGAAAGAGTTCTGGACATACTTCTACGATGATATTAAAGCGCATTTTCCTCACCAATTAAGTGCCGTGTCCCTAGATGAATTTTATCGTGCAGTGAACTGTGTCGAGCCATCGCTTATCCGGGTTGAAGCGGATGAACTGACGTATAATCTGCATATCATGCTGCGTTATGAAATTGAGAAAGGTTTGATCGCTGGAGATATCGAAGTGAAGGATCTGCCGAAGATTTGGAATGAAAAGATGATGGATTATTTAGGTGTGATCCCGCCATCCAATCGACTAGGTGTACTGCAGGATGTGCACTGGTCCCACGGCGGTGTCGGCTACTTCCCTTCTTATTCACTCGGCAACTTATACGGTGCGCAGATTTTAAATAAAGTGTTACAGGAATTACCGGATTTCTACGAATTGATTCAAAACGGAGAGTTCATGAAGATCCGTGAATGGCTTCGTGAGAATGTCCACCAATACGGAAAGCTCTATACTCCGGGCGAACTGATCAAAAAGGTGACCGGAGAAGACCTTGATGCGAAGTACCTCACCGACTACCTCGAAGAGAAATTCACCAAACTTTACGATCTTTAA
- a CDS encoding MarR family transcriptional regulator, translated as MHNREEMIDSMEKSFRKLFRSHRKQMADILGKEVTASEFMFLQFLNEFGPSRVSDLADEFKVNLSHVTNVTDKLDSKKFITRLRNRSDRRIVELQITYEGSAILERVGIKRSAYYKQRFKDLNDDEIQQMMSLFTKFR; from the coding sequence ATGCACAACCGAGAAGAGATGATCGACTCAATGGAAAAATCCTTTCGGAAATTGTTTCGGTCACACCGAAAACAGATGGCGGACATTCTAGGGAAAGAGGTTACTGCCAGTGAGTTCATGTTCCTTCAATTTTTAAATGAATTTGGCCCTTCTAGAGTCTCTGACTTAGCTGATGAATTCAAAGTGAATTTAAGCCATGTGACAAATGTTACCGATAAACTCGACTCGAAAAAATTCATTACCAGGCTCAGGAACAGGAGTGACAGAAGGATTGTCGAGCTGCAGATCACGTATGAAGGCTCAGCAATTCTAGAAAGAGTCGGGATAAAGCGTAGTGCTTATTACAAGCAACGATTCAAGGATTTAAATGATGATGAGATCCAACAGATGATGAGCTTATTTACAAAATTCCGTTGA